The Alnus glutinosa chromosome 3, dhAlnGlut1.1, whole genome shotgun sequence nucleotide sequence gagttaggcatggtatctactctaactcttttcttccttgaaggatttagcatggtatctactaagttgttcttcaaggaagcataaatctatggaaatcggtaaacacactcagattggaatatgatatctattccagttgtctttatgttgattaatccaagaacctgtgatggggttcttttgttactctattatgcccaggactcggtcatccaaattgacataaataacaaatccataccgcatgcatatgatggccaaacataaacatgcgaggaattcaagaaactagaattaatcaagttaaacatcaatatataagttgtagcaaagcaaattgataaacttaaagagacatgattagggcttcaatcgagccctaactaaagtattagttacaactaatataaactaaaattatatacatacagaaaataaataaaggaagaaaataaaaactagaaagaatctccttgatgtagtctttgattcttcctccaagtttgtgtgtcatttcttcaaaggctagaggcctatttatagggattagagaagctctagaattcctattacaattctaagtaggtcttctagtccaaatagagtaattacaagtcttttccttttctgaaatttctatccaagtaggaaaaggattccaaaattcatacagatttgctgtcttttattacggggtgattttggcatggtaaatttccgaattaggaaaaacctatttcttacatatttgtttaatttttccttagctttccaactccacaaattttgttgcaatctgatatttgagccgaaagttatgattaaattactgagatgtgctcattctggattctttccaaaaataacgaatttttgccaacttctctttccttaaattcaaaattgattggaattgaatctatccaaaattgagtttgctgacttcattataatcttggaatttgatggattttcttccaaaacctgtaaaatacaagaaaacacaaaaacaacacaaaacatcaaactataacaaaactaagagcttaacatatgtaaattaaagggcttgaatgtgtaacattcagcacttatcacaaGTCCATAAATGGTGTCCTTACCTCCTTGGGGAACACTTTGTGGTAAGAGATTGTCAAAGAAGAAGTGGGGAAAGattcagcccttcaagagttcTTTGAGAAGGTTAAGGAAGGGGAAGCATTTGGCCCTTAGGATTTCAGGGATGGTCTTTTGTACTATAAGACTGAATATACCTACCAGAAACTTCAGCACTTCTTGCTACGATTATGGAAAAACTACATGGCAGCTTCCATGAGGGGTATCACAAAACCTACCAAAGAGTACGAGCCAACTTCTATTGGAAATGCATGAGGGGTCGAGTAAAAGAATTAATCAAGAATTGTGATGTATGCCAATGCCATAAGAGTGAAAATCTCATACCAGGAGAATTGCTACAGCCGCTCccaatttcagaaaaaaaaaatatgggaagATGTATCTATGGACTTCATCGATGGCTTGCAGAATTCGAGAGGGAAGACAACcatttttgtggtggtagatcGGCTGTCCAAGTATGCCCATTTCATAGCAATCAACCATCCCTACATGGCAGTGAGCATAGCACAAGTTTTCTTCAAGAATATCTTCAAGCTCCACGGGATGCCAAAGTCCATAGTGTGCGACTGGGACCCTGCATTCACTAGCCATTTTTGGATAGAATTATTTAGACTACAGGGGACTTCTTTCAATTTCAGTTCAGTCTATCACCCCTAAACTGACGGGCAAACAGAGGTGGTGAATCGTACATTAGAGATGTATTTGAGGTGCTTTACAAGCAATCAACCAAAGGAGTGTGGCAAATGGTTAGCTTGGGCGGAGTATAGCTACAACACCAGCTGGTGTTTCACCATCAAGAACACGCCTTTTGCAATGGTATATGGCAGGGATCCTCCTATGTTATTAACCTATCTCCCAGGTACAGCTAGAGTGGAAGCTGTAGGAAGGGAGTTAATGGCATGAGATCAAATGTTTAAGGAGCTGAAGAACAACATCCATGCTGCCCAAGAGCGAATGGAGTGGCTGTATGATGGTAAACACCTAGAAGAGGAGTTTGAGGAAGGCGACTGGGCATACCTGAAGTTGCAACCCTATCGACAAGTTTCAGTCTATATGCGCAAGAATACCAAGTTGGTAGCCCGCTTCTATGGTCCATTTCAATTCATCAGGAAGATCAGCCCAATTGCATACAAGTTAGGCCTGTCTCAGGGATCTTGCATCCATCCAATCTTCCACATCAGCTTGCTAAAGAGGTACCTTGGCAGCAAGCACATTGCCTGTCTGCATCTTCCTAAAGTTAAAACACTGCAGAATAACTCCCACACCACAGGCAGTATTGGAGACTCGAATCAAGAACAAGAAATTAGAAATGTTGATCCATTGGCAAGGCCATTCGCCGGCAGAAGCTACGTGGGAAGATCAAGTCATGGTCCAGGCTCAATTTCCTGAGTTCTTCCTTGGGGACATGGAAGTTGTTAGGGAAGAGGGATGATACAGACAGAATCTTGGAAGGGCTACGTGGCAGTACTATAGCCCTCAAGCCGACAATGAATAAGGAGTAGtctcttcatattttctttccataaatGTTATAGCTAATAAGGAATAGAATTCCACTAGTATTGTTCTTTCCTAGTTAGATTTCCTGCATGTTGTAACAACGGCTTTACCTAATGGTtaagtcttatgacctagccgtcttctATTTAAGTATAACCCTGATGAATAAAGCAGTATACTGATTATTATCAAAAACCTAGAACATCTTTTGGTGTCTTGGAGGTCACGGCTCCCttgaagtagcccatatcctttTTCGCTTTGTTCTTTtgctatttgattgcatcaccTTTGTGCAAAATCATTATTTTCACCGAttgtgaaaaattaaaatgacttctaatataaacaagtgtgtgcaaagatgagtgtaacaaaatatcaaaatgcagaattaaaagagatagatattttgttaacgaagtggaaattcagtcaagagaaaaaccactctggggcagccaaacccaggatatccactattcagaagacaagactagttacaaaatagtagcactcacatacccctgatatagtggtcgtaccttgaactctaacgtgtaacccaacacgaacgcctcccaattaggtctcctacctaaaggggtcttcaatagaatcctttaccttagagccaacccttaagatagacttcaaatcagcgcagcaacaacacacacaacaatggcttaagagagactaacttagcacaataactctacaatataactctctaagcattaAGGAAtccaataccgaattcttgcagttctcaagcctagggacccctatttataggttgcaAGTTCAAATgcgcatctggcttgataaacctaggtgCAGTCTggatggtagacataaggcgtccagacggacaactgtacgattggctttccaaaattttactGAAagtctttcctgatttgagacgcgtccggatggtgttgccatgtcgtccggacggtcgcacttcagctgcacgcaatttccatattaaggctttgcacgtccggaccaagggaatggtcgtccagacggttgatttgatgcacgcaattttcatatatgtagctcgtgcgtccggaccattaaTGCTGTCGTCCGGaagtctgaattttgaatgcatagcttgccttatggatgagcgtatccggacgggaatccacatcgtccggacgattgcagtGATCTTCcactacaaatttttttgattttactAACATGCAAATTTTCGTGGGTTGCTAATATTAGTAATGTGCTAACAATTCGCACGTTACTAAAAACTTTAGTAACCTGCTAATTTTAACACGTTattatttagtaacgtgcaaaaatctacacgttactatttagtaacgtgtgaaAATTTGCACGTTGCTAAATTTGTTACGTTACTAAAGTAGTAACCCTAaaattttgcatgttactacactagtaacgtgcaaaatttagcacattactatttagtaacgtgctaaaatttgcacattactaaatattatgtcaatataattttttaaaaagtaatacaattttaaagaattaGTAACATGACTAATTTTGCACATTACTAAACTTAGTAACACGCAAATTGTTTGAACGTTATTTAATTAGTAATGTGCAAATTCTTGCACATTACAAAAatagtaacatgcaaaattcttgcacgttactaagttggtataaaaaaataattttaaattttaaattattaatgacgtgtcaaatttaacacctcactaaataataatgatctatcatgatcaatcatgATCTACCATCTATTGATTtttcatgatcgatcggataatttatcatgatcgatcggataatctatcatgattgatcaaatgatttatcatgatcgatcggataattTATCAtcatcgatcggatgatctatcaatccaaTAGATCTATTATGatcaattggatgatctaccatgattgattggatgatctatcgatcctattgatctatcatgatcgatctgatgatctatcatgatcgatcggatgatctatcgatcctattgatctatcatgattgattggatgatctatcgctcctattgatctatcatgatcgattggatgatttatcgatcatattgatctatcatgatggatcgaatgatctatcgatcctatttgatcgatcggatgatctatcgatcttatttatctatcatgattgatcggatgatctatcgatcctattgatctataatgatcgatcggatgatctaccatgattgatcggatgatctatcatgattgatcggatgatctatcaattctatttatctatcatgatcgatcggatgatctaccatgattgatcggatgatctatcgatcctattgatctatcatgatcgatcagatgatctaccatgattgatcggatggtctatcaatcctattgatctatcatgatcgatcagatgatttatcatgatcgatcggatgatttatcatgatcgatcggatgatctatcatgattgaccagatgatttatcatgatccatcggatgatctatcatgattgattggataatctattgatcctattgatctatcatgatcgatcgaatgatctaccatgattgatcgatcggatgatctaccacgattgatcgaattgtctatcgatcctattgatctatcatgatcgatcagatgatctaccatgattgatcggatgatctatcgatcttattgatctatcatgatcgatcagatgatctaccatgattgatcaatcggatgatataccatgattgatcggatagtctatcgatcctattgatctatcatgatcgattggatgatctaccatgattgatcggatgatctatcgatcctattgatctatcatgattgattggatgatctaccatgattgatcggatgatctatcgatcctattgatccatcatgatcgatcagatgatctattgatcctattgatgtattatgatcgattggatgatctaccatgattgatcggatgatctatcgatcctatggatttatcgatcctatcgatcgatcacgatcgatcggatgatctatcgatcctattgatctatcacgttactaaatattattttaatataatttttttaaaataatataattttaaacaattAGTGACGCGataaattttgcacgttactaaaaaaaaaaaaatcaatttttcgaccaaaactaaaaaagtttgtttttaaaaacaaatcaaaaaaattaaagaaaaatgaaaaaaaaaagaaattaaaaatggaaaaaaaaatatatatttttttaaaaaaacaaatgaaaaagtttttttttttttaaaaaaatttactaaaaaaacTGTAAATATACTTGACGTAAAAAAAACTGTAAATATACTTAAGTCAATATACTTAacgtttattttttcaaaaaaattaattaagaaataaaaaatctcttattttttaaaagaaaaaaaaaaaaagctcttgaTTGAGCCTTGGGGGGCTACACGCGGGACACaaaattttcgtgtcccgcgtgCGCCCCTTTCCCAAAGGCCCAAATTTTGGCCAAAATTTTTGACTGCGCGGGCTCGCCTCgcatttgtataaaaaaatttaattcctTTTCCTCATGACAGCCCTCCAGCTTCCTCTCTCCCTCCGTCTATAGAAGGACCCGTACAAtgtaaagagaaagagaaagaaaaagaaactgacCCACTGCTCGTCAGTTTTGGGAGAGTTTTGAGTGAAATATTTGGAGATGTACGTTGCTTCTTCCATGAGAAAGTCGTTCAAGGACTATCTCAAAGTGCTTGAAGCTGATATTCAGCACGCTAATACTCTGTAAGTTCATGGGTCCTCTTTGAATTTGGTTTATGTGCTTTTCTTctttagaaaaatgatttttttttttttttcttaattctatgGAATATGAATGCTATAGTTGTCAAGGAGGGAAACCCACCAAGCATCAACCAAAGCAGGACAAACGTGCTCCAAACCACGAAAGCGGAACGGCAGATCGAGAGAGGGAGATTGAGAGATCGAGGGAGAGGGAGAAATTCTTGGTGGGTCGGCCGTTATTGGGAGGGCGCCAACACCAGAGGTCATGGCTGGCGCCGGCGATGCCAAAGATTGGTTTCCCGGTGGCCAAACAGTGGGAATCCGGTTTTTTTAGCTCCTAGTAAGTAAATTTCTTTGATCTGGGTTGATTTTCTAAGAAATTTGGGAGCAAAATTTTGTGGGTAGCCCGAATGTCTATTAGAatcttggggttttttttttttttttttgttggagtAATTTCTATAACAAATAAAATGGAGATTTTGTGGTGTTGGAAAAATGTTTCTGTGTTTGGTGATTGTTGGATTAATTTTGttgggtattttttgttttttatttctgtGGTAGACAAAATTTGGGAGCAATATTTTGTGGGTAGACCGGCGCCAGCTCCGGCGGGATCAACGGAGTGTGATCGTCGACGGAATGGGTTGGGAGGAAGAACAGATGTGGaaacgttttttattttttattttttattttttttttaactttttacataattttagtaacgtgctaacacacgttactaaaaataataatttttttattttttatatatattagtaacttttttttttttttttttttttttttttttttttaatttttaacttttaatttagtaacgtgcaaaagtgTTACACGCCACTATAATTAGTGATGTGATAATTTTGTTACGTTACTAATTTTAGTGACGTGCAACactttgcacgttactaaattaaaaattcgtTCAACGTaaattatcacgttactatGTTTACTGGAGTCtcatttgcacgttactatatatTTACTAACGTGCAATTTTTCTGCGTTACTATGCAGTAACGTGATGTCCATTTggacgttactaaaattattttagtaactaaGGGATTAGGAACGTGAAAATCACGCCACTGATTTCACGTTATTACAGTTTACTAACGTGTAAATGGCTTTTGCATGTTAGTAAACCTAGGTTACTAAAATCGAAAATTTTTTTAGtgttcccatatctgtgttttggaaagaaatcccatagctggtcgaacactgagtgttgtttagacgtgctgctgaaacgtccagatggatgcaagctggaacagtttgaagcttcttaacacagaggaaggtttggatggaaagttctcgttgtctggacggatgatgtttTGGACAGTtggacatccggacggtatatcacgttgtctggacggctgcaagggatctgatttcTCTGGCTTGTAGACTGCGCATAATCTTTTAGAAGAACTCTAAATAGATGAATgcctgtttaaatgcatcattacaaagaagtgattttgtccaacagaatgtagccaattacaaactaacaaactcctcctttggctATTctaggacaaaatcacttgaccgattaaaaatacaattccggtccaaaataaaaatactccccatttttgtcataAAGAGACAATGGAGAGTAATAAGaatcaaacacacaaaaattactccccctaaatgtctcagaaggacaagggtaaatagagtaataatatccaaaaGTTTAACAAGTgtagcaaattatcaaaaagaaaaccaaaatgtctcaaaatacaaTGAAGCAAACGAAAATCATGATGCATCCAtaggtgcatcatcctcatcatcactgctagaTGGATGATGATGCCTAAGACACTCCTGAATGTCCGGCTGGCTCTACTCCACTTGGAGGTTGatcgagtgaacctcctgctgcaaaGATGAAAGAGTTAGCTGCATAGTGCTCATGCTACTCTGGAGTGCAGCTAAAGCCTTCAAAATCTGAGCATAGCTGGCATCCTGCTGTGGAGGAACAGTATGTGAAGAGGATACCATGTCAGGAACTGCTACATGGATAGGAGGGGACTGTGGAGCATCATCCATATCATCACGCCTCAGCTGGGTATTAGACTTTATCAGCGTttgcttgctgatgggatccTGAATTTTCATTTGTGGCTCTCTAGTGATGCCGATGCCTGACTGTAAAATAATCTGAATGAGCAGGCaaccaaaagggagaccagtattgccctcatcactGGCCTCCAAAATAACTCCCAAAATATACTTGCACAGGTAGAAGGGCAAGCGAAGGCAGATGGCATAtacgaactgggccctcttcaatatcagatcactgcgcttAACAACGGGACAgaggttgtgctggacaatcttgtcaagcatgcggtgtggggcagatagggcaccaatcctgatgaaAGTGGCACGCTCCTCACCCTGAGGCACAACCTGAAAGAaatctctgagatcatccagaggcGGAAGCAAGACTACCTCATTGTACGGGCTAGCAGATTACTGAAGCACGGGTACCCCAATGATCTGGCTGATAACCTGAGGATCAACCGTAATGATATGACCATCCACAAAAGACTGTAGAACCAATCCGTGGTCATCATCTTGCATGATCTCAAGATTGGCATGAAACAGGTGGACCAATATGGTGAGGACTACACAAGCATAGTTGTGGAGGTAGTCCCAGTGGTAGGTCTGGATGATATCATGAATGCAGTCTAGCGGGGCCACCATAATATCTGCACGAACCACATTCCATTCGGCAATGACAGATCTGTTCATGATTTTGGCTCTCAGGGCTGCCAACTCTCCATCTATCCTCTGTCGGACTCTGCGTTGTGGACTACCAGCAGatatgattctgcaaaagaataaccaacaagatttgacaaaaataatccaaacagATTAGATTCTTGTTAGCTTCAAAAGAAAATCTGGCAGTATAACAGCagtaaattggacttttctAAAAGTTACATCCAGCAAGAACACAATACAGTCCcaaaaaaaatcccaacacagcagatatgcaatttttattctcaaaacattctcaaaataatcaatattctaacagttatcaAAATACTGAAAGTAATAAAGTTAACtagaaaaagtacctggaatggagagagtaatgcacaaaaggacaaaataggGCGAGATAATGCAAAAATCTCAAGAAGCCACACACTAAAAGCCAAAAGTATAGAGAAAATCCAAGTGGGGTAGGGGAAATGCGGCGGCTAGGGTTAAAACCCTCGATTTAtaacctgtggggtccccgtctggaCGGTTCACTAACTCGTCCGGACTCGCATTGCCATATAAGCATGCGACAggccgcgcgcgtccggacgtgtaatTTTATTGTCCGGCTGTTTGAGCCacatccgtctggacgcaatgagagaccgtccggacgcttcacactgaaaagatAGAAACTgagaaaaaatttgcaaaaaatatttttcctaatcaaCTGATAAGTTAaccaaatagcatttcaaaactatgtaaagatataaaagagagtccagag carries:
- the LOC133862708 gene encoding uncharacterized protein LOC133862708, whose amino-acid sequence is MYVASSMRKSFKDYLKVLEADIQHANTLCQGGKPTKHQPKQDKRAPNHESGTADREREIERSREREKFLVGRPLLGGRQHQRSWLAPAMPKIGFPVAKQWESGFFSS